In Acidimicrobiales bacterium, the sequence GACAGCTCGTTGGAGATCCGGTTCACGGGTTCGTCGACCACGCCGGAGTCGATGATGCGGGCGGAGAGCTCGAGCAGGTCAGCCATGGCCCGCCGGTCTAGCGCACCCACCACGTTCCGGGCACCGCAGCGAGCCCCGGGGGCGCCGTCAGGTGCCCGGAATGGGGTTAGGGTCTGACGGTTCGTCAGATCCAGGGCGTTCGTCAGATCGAGGCGATGTCGTCGGGGGAGTCACGGTGGCCGAGGAACCAGCAGCCGGTCGCAAGAAGTTCGGTGGACCGCCCGAGGGGGCGAAGAACCCGTACTGGATCTTGCCGTGGAAGGGCCCCTACGAGGTCAAGATCGGCCGGGCTCTGATCACGATGGTCGAGCCGCACGTCGGCCACGAGCGCGCGTACAACCGCTGGTACGAGGACGACCACTTCTACGCAGGGGCGATGGCGTTCCCGTGGATGATGGCGGGCCGCCGCTGGGTGGCACCCCGCCGGCTCTCCGCGCTGCGCTACCCCGAGCAGTCGCCGATCGCAGATCCGATCACTGCGGGGCCGTACATCACGGTCTACTGGGTGGTCGACGGTCAGTTCGACGGCATGTTCAAGTGGAGCGTCAGCGTCAACCAGCGACTCGCTGACGACGACCGCATCCACCACGAGCGCACGCACCTGTACACGTCGTTCCAGAGCCACCAGGTGACCGTGTACCGCGACGGCGAGGCGGGCCCCCGCGACATCCACGCGCTCGACTACCCGTACGCCGGGATGGTGATGGAAGTGGTCGACGCGCCCGACGCGGCAGGCCGGGGGGCGCTGCTCGACTGGCTGTGCGGCGACTACGTGCCCGAGGTGCTCGCCGGCACACCCGTCGCGATGTGCGTGCTGTTCAATCCCGAGCACATGCCGGGCGGGCCCGACTCCCACGTGCAGGACACGCCCGGCATCGAGAACCGGGTGACGTTGCTGTACTTCTGCGAGCAGGACCCCGCCGAGCTGTGGGACGACGTGTTCGCCCACAACGGCGACAAGGTCGCGGCAGGCGGGCTCGGCCAGATCGTGTTCTCGTCGCCGTGGATCCCGACGTTGCCCGGTACCGACACGTACGTCGACGAGTTGCGCTGACCGCCGGGCGCGGCCGCCGCCGCGCCACCAGAGGCACCACTAGGCGGTCTGGGAGTCGAGTTCCTCGCTGACGATCTTCATCCACTCGGCCATCGAGTCGGCGTGCTCGTTGCGGGTCACGTCCGACGGGTCGGGCTCTTCGATGTCGACGGGCTGATCCCACTTCGACGTGCGCGCCTGCTCCACCAGGTGCATCGGCGGCTTGTCGGGCATGCGCAACGTGATGTCGAGGATCATCCGGCGCAGCCGCCGCGCGGCCACACAGCCTGCCGCCTCGCGCCTCGCGTCCAGCATGCGGTCGTTCCGCCACCGCCGCAATGGCCTGTTCGGGGCATTGGTGCTCGGTCTTCCAGCTGCGCAGCGTGGATGACCGGACGCCGTCTGTGGGAGGTTACCGGGCTGCTTCGGAGGTGTGCGCGACCGGGCCGTGGCCGGCGCCGAGGTCCCAGCCGGCGGAGCGGCCGAGTCGGTCGTGGACGAACGCCTTGGCGGCGCGCAGCGCGTCGAGCGGTGCGTCGCCCCGGGCGAGGTGGGCCGCGGTGGCGGCGGCGAAGGTGCAGCCGGTGCCATGGTCGTTGGCTGTCTCGACCCAGCGTGCGGTGAGCTCATGGGTCGACCCCGAGGCGGTCTCACAGGCCACGTCGATGGCCTGGCCGGCACCCGCACCGGGCAGATGCCCGCCCTTCACCACCACCCAAGTCGGGCCCTTGCCTGCCGTGGCGGCGGCGCGGGCGCGTGCGGCGAGCTCGACGGCAGCGGCGCGCTGGTCGTCGACGGTGGCGATCGCGTCGACCGGGTGACCCAACAAGACGGCGGCCTCCCGGGCGTTGGGCGTCACCACCGTCGCGT encodes:
- the thiD gene encoding bifunctional hydroxymethylpyrimidine kinase/phosphomethylpyrimidine kinase, with translation MSAEPPEPTPPVALTIAGSDSGGGAGIQADLTTFAALGVHGTSAITALTAQNTHAVTHVHVPPVEVLEAQLDAVLSDLPVAAVKTGMLATVEVMQAVGELAAAGRLPNLVVDPVLVSSAGDRLFAEAAETAYLHLLFGHATVVTPNAREAAVLLGHPVDAIATVDDQRAAAVELAARARAAATAGKGPTWVVVKGGHLPGAGAGQAIDVACETASGSTHELTARWVETANDHGTGCTFAAATAAHLARGDAPLDALRAAKAFVHDRLGRSAGWDLGAGHGPVAHTSEAAR